A region from the Planctomycetia bacterium genome encodes:
- a CDS encoding cbb3-type cytochrome c oxidase subunit II, translated as MFESKAGVLFIGGIGFFVLAFVANAAVPMLMYRDIPEQSAREVVNANTVYQFEDLERRFPESFRKHVGDLKQAKWTDDARRDAIAALLKEGRNIYVGEGCWHCHSQFVRPVSNESLRYGPVAKSEEYQNELQRPVLFGTRRVGPDLSREGGRRTSDWHAVHFFDPPLLSPKSPMPRYTWFFEGEAGKPNRRGIAVIMYVQWLGSWLESYPYYEDYVPVDDLNPEPHGN; from the coding sequence ATGTTCGAAAGTAAAGCAGGCGTACTATTCATCGGCGGTATCGGCTTCTTCGTCCTGGCGTTCGTCGCCAACGCCGCGGTTCCGATGCTTATGTATCGCGACATCCCCGAGCAATCGGCGCGCGAGGTCGTGAATGCCAATACGGTTTATCAGTTCGAGGATCTCGAACGCCGCTTCCCTGAGAGTTTCCGCAAGCACGTCGGCGACCTCAAGCAAGCCAAGTGGACCGACGACGCGCGACGCGACGCGATCGCCGCACTGCTGAAGGAAGGTCGCAACATCTACGTCGGTGAAGGTTGTTGGCACTGTCATAGCCAATTCGTGCGGCCCGTCTCGAACGAGTCCTTACGCTACGGCCCGGTCGCAAAATCGGAGGAATACCAGAATGAGTTGCAACGCCCGGTCCTGTTCGGTACGCGACGCGTCGGGCCCGACTTGTCGCGCGAAGGTGGGCGCCGGACGAGCGATTGGCACGCCGTGCACTTCTTCGATCCGCCGTTGCTTTCGCCCAAGTCGCCGATGCCGCGCTACACATGGTTCTTCGAAGGCGAAGCCGGCAAGCCGAATCGTCGAGGAATCGCGGTGATAATGTACGTGCAATGGCTCGGCTCGTGGCTCGAAAGCTATCCCTATTACGAAGACTACGTGCCGGTCGACGATTTGAATCCGGAACCACACGGAAACTAA
- a CDS encoding cbb3-type cytochrome c oxidase subunit I, which produces MNASVVETSQASEPLVDIDRLVDRRIVLWYYFAALTYMVISMLGGLLMALQLVRWNELQGIEHLSPGRWRMVHTNAIAYGFLANAFLGTLHWAIPRLTMRPVLNKGLSYLIFTAWQIVVLATAGGILLGHAQAVEWGETPVWIDPVAQLGLLLVAINFMAPIMSSRGPMYVSLWYFMAAFVWTFLTYAMGNFIPQYVVCGTNAGAIAGLFIHDLVGLFVTPFGWGLMYYFVPILLKKPIWSHGLSLVGFWGLAFFYPLQGIHHFLYTPIPMFLQYGAVISTIAVEFVVATVIVNFFGTLYGSGRELTTNIPLRWFYTGMILYFVTCFQCALQVTLTFQALIHFTDWVVGHAHLVMFGVFSQWLMGIMTYLIPRLSGKPWYSRKLCEWHYWLSVVGIVVMFTDLTLAGLFQGWSWAGMQYWDHSTQVSEPFWIVRVFAGLSMFGGILVFIYNIFRTLTGPSAAAVEASVPTAI; this is translated from the coding sequence CGTCGGTCGTCGAAACTTCTCAAGCTTCGGAGCCGCTGGTCGACATCGATCGCCTCGTCGATCGGCGGATCGTGCTGTGGTACTACTTCGCAGCGCTCACCTACATGGTGATTTCCATGTTGGGAGGCCTGTTGATGGCGCTACAGCTCGTGCGCTGGAACGAACTGCAAGGGATCGAGCATCTCTCGCCGGGGCGTTGGCGCATGGTGCATACCAACGCGATCGCCTACGGCTTCTTGGCCAACGCCTTTCTCGGAACTTTGCATTGGGCGATTCCACGGCTGACGATGCGCCCCGTGCTGAACAAGGGGCTGTCGTACTTGATCTTCACCGCGTGGCAAATCGTCGTTCTGGCGACCGCCGGAGGGATCTTGCTCGGCCATGCTCAGGCCGTGGAATGGGGCGAAACTCCCGTCTGGATCGATCCCGTCGCACAACTCGGATTGTTGCTCGTGGCAATCAACTTCATGGCGCCGATCATGAGCTCGCGCGGTCCCATGTACGTCTCGCTGTGGTACTTCATGGCGGCCTTCGTCTGGACGTTTCTCACCTACGCTATGGGAAACTTCATTCCGCAATATGTCGTTTGCGGCACGAACGCCGGAGCGATCGCCGGACTCTTTATCCATGATCTCGTCGGGCTGTTCGTCACGCCGTTCGGCTGGGGGCTGATGTACTACTTCGTGCCGATCCTCTTAAAGAAGCCGATCTGGAGTCACGGTCTGTCGCTCGTCGGATTCTGGGGCTTGGCCTTCTTCTACCCGCTGCAAGGTATTCACCACTTCCTTTACACGCCGATCCCGATGTTCCTGCAATACGGCGCGGTCATCTCCACGATCGCCGTCGAGTTCGTCGTCGCTACGGTGATCGTCAACTTCTTCGGCACGCTCTACGGCTCGGGCCGAGAACTCACGACGAACATACCGCTGCGCTGGTTTTATACGGGCATGATTCTGTACTTCGTCACCTGCTTTCAATGCGCGCTGCAAGTCACGCTGACGTTTCAAGCATTGATTCACTTCACCGATTGGGTCGTCGGCCACGCCCACTTGGTAATGTTCGGCGTATTCAGCCAATGGCTCATGGGCATCATGACGTATCTGATTCCGCGTCTCTCCGGCAAGCCGTGGTACAGCCGAAAGCTTTGCGAGTGGCACTACTGGTTGTCGGTCGTCGGCATCGTCGTCATGTTCACCGATCTGACTCTGGCCGGGCTATTTCAAGGTTGGTCGTGGGCCGGCATGCAGTATTGGGATCATTCTACGCAAGTCTCCGAGCCGTTCTGGATCGTCCGTGTGTTCGCCGGGCTTTCAATGTTCGGAGGGATTCTGGTCTTCATCTACAACATCTTCCGCACGCTCACCGGTCCGAGCGCGGCGGCGGTCGAAGCGTCGGTTCCGACGGCGATTTAG